The following is a genomic window from Actinomycetota bacterium.
GCTGGGGACGCTCGCCGGCCCGGTGGTCGGCGCCCTGTACATCCGGGGGGTACCGTCCCTCGTGGACCTCGACGCGGCCGGGCTGGCTGCCACCGCCTTCGGCTGGCTCGTGTTGCTGCTCTATCTGCCCAGCGGGCTCGCCGGGCTTTTCAGCGGAGCACGGGACCGCCTCTTCGCCCGGCTGCCGCGGACGCCGGTGCCACCCGCCCGGCCCGCGGTTCTGGCCCGAGCTAGTTCTCCGACCGCCTCTCCGCTCCTTGTCGCGACAGGACTGGCCAAGAACTTCGGCGGGGTGCGCGCGGTGGACGGCGTCTCGCTGCTCGTCGACGCCGGAGAAGCCGTCGCGTTGATCGGACCCAACGGTGCCGGCAAGAGCACGCTTCTCGATGTGCTGTCGGGGTTCGTGCGGCCCGATACGGGAACCGTCCTTTTCGGCGGCGACGAACTGTCGCGCCATCCTCCCGAGGAGCGCGCGCGACGGGGGATGGTTCGGTCCTTCCAGCATCCGTTGCTGTTCCCCACCCTTACGGTGCTCGAGGCGGTGGCGGTTGCAGCCGGAACCCGCCGCATCGACGACGTCCTGGATCTGCTTGCCCTCGTGGGCCTCGACGCGCACCGGCAGGTGCCCGTGCGAGAGCTGTCGACCGGGATGCGCCGTCTGGCCGAGCTCTCCTGCGTGCTCGCTCGACGGCCCCGGCTGCTCCTGCTCGACGAACCGTCGGCGGGGATCGCCCAGGCGGAGAGGGAGGGCCTTGTCCAACTGCTGCTCGATGTCCGCCGGGAAACCGGCGCCGGTCTGGTGGTGGTCGAGCACGACATCCCGTTGGTGCGGCGGTTGGCCGATCGGATCGTGGTGATGGCCGGTGGACGGATCCTGGCCGACGGTTCGCCCGACGACGTGACATCGGATCCGGCCGTGGTCGGCGTCTACTTCGGAGTCGCGACGTGATCCGTCGAACGGCACTGATCTTGTCCTTGGTGCTCATCGGCGGGTGCCAGGTCCGTGGGATCGACCTCGTGCAGGACACCAGGCTGCGCATCACCGCGCCGGCCGACCGTTCCACGGTGACACTGCCGATCGAGGTGCGATGGACGGTGCGGGACATCCCGCCGGGCCAGCGCCGTTTCTTGGTGATCGTGGACGGCTCGCCACAGCCACCGGGGAAGGGCCTCGACTGGTTCGCGCGCAACGACGACGTCTGCCGTGCGACGCGCGGCTGCCCGGACACCCGCTATCTCGAGAACAACCACATCTTCCTCACCCGGGATACGAGTCTGACTATCCCGGCGCTGGCCCCGCGCGCGGATGAGCCCGCTGCGCGACGGCACCGCCACGACGTCACGGTGGTCTTGGTCGACGCACAGGGCCTGAGGGTTGGGGAAGCCGCAGCGTTCGTCGAGTTCACTGTGAGGGCGGCGTGAGCGTCCCCGCCCTGCGGCAGATCATCGGGATCGGCGGGGCGGCGCCGTCGCCCATCCGCGAGGCGGTGTCCCGCTCGGGGGTGGGCTGGTATCCCGCGGTTTCCATCGGGCTGCTTGGGATGGTCGATCAGTTCCACGGTCACGCCTTCGTCGTTCTGGCGCCTGAGTTGAGTCGCAGCCTGGGCATCCCCCGCTCGGCGCTTGCCGGGATGTTGCTGCTGTCCGCTCTCGCCTTCACCCTGGCCGGCCTTCCTATGGCGGCCTTCGTGGGACGCTTCGGCCGCCGCGGCCTCGTTTCCGTCTTGACCGGGATCGGATGGAGCGCGACCACGATGGGAACCGCGTTCGTGGGCGGAGGGCTGGGGCTCGCGGGGATAACGGTTGCCGACGGCGCCACCAGCGGCTCGGTCCGAGCCGTTCATCCGCCGCTGCTGGCCGATTCCTATCCGGTCGAACTGCGGGTGCGGATGCAGGCCCTGTACCGGGCGATGGATGGGGTCGGTAACGTGGTCGCCCCACTCCTCGTCGCCGCACTCACCGCGCTCGCCGGGCTCTCGTGGCGCGGGGTGTTCCTCGCATTGGGCGGCGCATCGTTGGTATCGGCCGTAGTCGCGGTTCGTCTTCGCGACCCCGGATACGGGCGCTGGGACACGGCCCGAGTCCGCGCGGCCGTCCGCGGCGCGCAGCGTTCCGGGGCCGAGCGCGCCGTCGAGCTGGGACTCGTCGAGGTGACCCGCCGCCTCTTCCTGATCCCAACCTATCGACGTATCCTGGCCGGCTCGGCAGCGTTGGGCGTGCTCCTGGCGCCCCTCGTCACCTACGTGTTCTTCTTCCTGGACGAACGGTGGGGCATGGGCCCCGGCGCGCGCGGAGTCTTCTTCGCGGTGATCGCGGCTGCCACGACCGGCGGCATGGCCGTGGCCGGGCCGTTGGGCGAGCGGTGGTTCCGTCGAGATCCCTCCAGCCTGCTGCGAGGGGCCGCCGGGATGCTCGCCGCCGGGCTCCTGGCCCTGTCCGCCTCCGTGCTTGCTCCCGCCTTCTGGATGATGGCGGTGCTCTACGCGGTCTTCTCGATGCTGCTCGCCGCCATGGGCCCGTTCCTCACCGCGAGCGTGCTGTCATTGACCCCGGCGCGCATGCGGC
Proteins encoded in this region:
- a CDS encoding MFS transporter — protein: MSVPALRQIIGIGGAAPSPIREAVSRSGVGWYPAVSIGLLGMVDQFHGHAFVVLAPELSRSLGIPRSALAGMLLLSALAFTLAGLPMAAFVGRFGRRGLVSVLTGIGWSATTMGTAFVGGGLGLAGITVADGATSGSVRAVHPPLLADSYPVELRVRMQALYRAMDGVGNVVAPLLVAALTALAGLSWRGVFLALGGASLVSAVVAVRLRDPGYGRWDTARVRAAVRGAQRSGAERAVELGLVEVTRRLFLIPTYRRILAGSAALGVLLAPLVTYVFFFLDERWGMGPGARGVFFAVIAAATTGGMAVAGPLGERWFRRDPSSLLRGAAGMLAAGLLALSASVLAPAFWMMAVLYAVFSMLLAAMGPFLTASVLSLTPARMRPHATALEGVFLVGVGGMAGLLLLSGIDRRFGTTGAILSIAVPGLLAALVLRSAAATMNADIDRMLERLEEEERTDAAREEGRRFPLLTCERLDVAYGPVQVLFDVNLTVEEGEVLAIVGTNGAGKSTLLATLAGTLLPADGTVRFDGADITYLDAKRRVGLGITTVRAGEAVVDPLSVAENLRLFARSLRPGRAAAAVDDAFAAFPILAERRDHRAATLSGGERQMLGLARAVIASPRLLLVDELTLGLSPGAVDDLLAVVSRLHRAGTTVVMVEQSVDLALRIAPRACFLERGRVLYDGPAPALRDHPLVRAAFLGPRPE